CAAAATGATTGACGAAGAAAAGGTTATGATGGAATCCCTTATGTGTCTACGAAGGGCTGGAGCCGACGTAATCCTTACATATTTTGCCCTGCAAGCTGCCAGAAGTTTGTGCGGTGAGAAGAGGTGAGGCTTGTAAACTAGATTATTGTTTATTCAGGAAAACCATGGAACTAGAGATTGATTTGTACGTTTGAGTACAACGAAGTTGAGTTGTAAACGAATGTGATTGAATAAGAAAAGATGTTTCAAGTAAAACTATATGTTCAAACTCTTAAAGTATAATGTGGACCCCACCGCCGACAATCACATATATTTTAACACTTGACTgtaaaaaggagagagaaaagaaaaaggttttcTTACTGGATAATGTTTTTGATATCATTCTTAAGAAAATTATTGGTGTTGAGACTTGAATTATTATACATCGGAGAAACTTTGTGCTTGTGAAATGTTAGTGGAGTTGGTGTGATTTAGGATGATGCATGAGACACAGAACATGACAAATGGTGTCACAATCACTTCATtatcatgatgatgatgacccTAGATTTGGAAAtctaaaatcaaattattgTTTGCAACTTACAACATTAACCACTTACAACCAGAAAATGCTCTACTGGATCCTTTTtacacaaagaaaaagggacAAATCTTACCCTGTACTAGCCCCCCTAAACCCTAAGACCAAAATTTAAAGAGCACACTAAAAGCATTTTATGGATTTCATGCTTCGTGCCCATTGAAAACAACCACAATTGCATATTTGCATTAACAGCAGCTCGTGGGTTTTACTAAAACCACCCATCGGTGACCTCATCTCACCCATGCTCATTGAGGTACCTTTCAGCTATGGTGGCATGAGTTACTGCCCCAATTGGCAAAACGTCTTCATCAATGAAAAAATAGGGAGAGTGCCCTGTGTGTGTGGAGCCCAAGGTCTCATTCCTTATCCCTATATAGAAGAAGCCAGCGGGGATGACCTCTGAGTAGAAGGAGAAGTCCTCAGCACCCATCATCGGTGGAACCACCCTGAAGTTGGCTGGACCCAGCAAACCCATTGCCACCTTCCTCACGTGCTCATGCATCTTGTCATCGTTCACGGTCGGGGGATATATGGTGCTCTGGTTTTTAAAGAAGTCCACTGTTGCTGAGCATCTGTAAACGCCTGCCTGCTCCACAATCACCTGTTTGTGATCATCCAGATTAATTGTCAGTTTAATGGTCCAAGATTTGTTAGTTAAGATTTGTCAGTTTAATTGTCGCTTATGCGCGAGTCGGGACTTAGAACTTAGAACATAGAACAGATGGTTTAGAGAATGTGTTTGATGACAAACCTCTTCAATTCTTTGAAGAAGTCGGTAGAAGCTTGTGTTGGAGAAAGCCCTGAGAGTGCCACCAAGTACCACAGTGTTGGGTATCATGCCAAGATCATCACCTCCATTGAATGCAGTAACAGACACAACCTGAGTGGTCAAAAGATGAGTACAAATGGGCAACATgtatggggagagagagagagagagagagagagagagagagagagagagagagagagagagagagatcaaatGGCATAATGTACCTGCGAGTCCAAAGGGTTGGATTCGCGGGACACAATGCCCTGCAGGCTGATGACGGCCGCGGCGGCCGCTAAAACAGGGTTAACGGAGGAGTGTGGGTTTCCGGGGCGGCCGGTCTTTCCACTGATAACAGCTCTGAAGAAGCCACAGCCAGCTAGCAAAGCACCTGACCGTGACCCAATGATGCCTGTAGGGTGCTCATGGGATACATGAGCTGCAAATATGGCCTCCACGTCCTCCAAAGCTCCATCTCCAATCATTCGCTTTGCACCATTACCAGCTTCCTCTGCTGGCTGAAATATCAATATTACTGTTCCCTGTGATTGCAAACGAGCAATTTTGTCAAGAAGTGTGCAAGTATATTTGTGGTCCTACAATCCTATACCTAATTAACAATACTTTTCTCCATGAAGCAATTTGTTTGGATACAAGTTTAGTCCAACAATTTGACCCGTCAGCCAGCCATCGGTTTAAGCATTATCATTAACCAGATCCACGACCAGCAACAACAGACGGGAACaaggatttttattttcttattccaTTTCATAACGTTAATTTAAGATTCCACACTCAGACCGGCACACCCTAATTGATCCACGTGCTCCAGCCACACTCCAAGACAAAAACCAAAGGTTTAATATTCTATCCGTGGCCTCCATCCCTCTACTGCTCCTCTTTACTCCCCCACCTCTCCTCCCAGACCTTCATAcaaccattttttttattaattatgcATCATAATTAAGGGTCGATTAATGAGAAATTAACAAGTTGCCgttcaataattaattagccTAGTGTTTCCGGATTTTTTCTACTTCTAGAATTCACGATTCACCTGGACTTGGTGGTTGTGTGCACATGTTAAGCCATGATACGCATAGAAGAAAATCTCTGTCCATAATGTCAAAGTTCAAACATCACATGACAAGCATGATATGTGTGACAATGTTCTACCCAAAATATCGAAGTAAAAACTACTTTAAAGACACACCAACTCAACAAGGAATCTTAAAACTATCTGCCGGTTCCTTTGTAAATCAATGCTGTCCATACAATACGGACATGTGATATGTACTCTTTCAAAAAAAGTTTTTGACCCTTAAGAATCCGACATgagtaaaaaggaaaaagaaagaagaaagaagattataatgattttatcATGGACTGCAATTAAGAGCACCTTTCAACTTCCCAAGGGACAATTgataacaaacaaacacagAACCTCAGGTGCAAAGAGAACTATTCTTAATCGCTTGAGTTATTAACCCATAAAATGATGTCATTTAATGAAAGTTTAACGACAAAAAATCAAGAGAACAGAAAATACCCTTAATGAGAGAGGAAATACAGTAATCAgtggaagagaaaaaataaatggagGAAAAGACAAGGAGTTTCAATTCAAAGATCAGCACATGTGAAGAATGAGGAAGGAAATGACAAAAACCATGGAGCTCAAAGGAGGCATCGGGAATCGTGTTCATGACCACAATTTTTAATGCAACCCTACCGCTTTGCAAGCCTAGCCATAACTCAAAGTAAAGGTAAAGACAAAAATCAGCCACATTTGGCCAGAAGTTTCGCCAAGAAAAGAGgcctttaaataaataaaagtttttaataaataaataaataaataaataaaagggatctagtttttttttttcttttcgggACGAAGGTATCTGTCTTTGACGGGGCTGCCATTTTGTTCCTCGGTATGTTGCCcacaaattcataaaattaaaataatttcaactTTAATTAAGCATGAAATTATACTAATTAGTGAAAGAAATTATTGGTTTGAAACTAATTTACCTTCAAAAGATGCTCACGGCTCTTTAAGATCTTGGCAGCACCAATGAGCATGGTCACATGCGCATCGTGCCCACAAGCATGCATTTTGCCGGCTACTTTGCTCTTGTGCTCCCATTCCACAGCttcctacaatttttttattaatactCCCCCATATTAGAACAAATTTTGccaattttcttctcaatgtCTTAGGTTGAGAcagttttattttaatgaaacacacaaaaatttacATTCATTACTCGTCGAAACGTGCTTCATCTCTTTTTAATtccatattttctctctctatctctgaACTACATATTCTCTGACATTTATGTACTTCTAAGAATCGAGAATCTAATAATCTGTCAAGTACAAGTCAAGTACATATATCTTGTTTCTAGAATGCATACCAACGAAAAAAATGTACACGATACATTCATTAGACCtcgtaaattttattttctgtgtcagtaacaaaaaagggaaaaaaaaaaagttaaaacattCTAGGTTTGTTCTTTGTCAAAACACTGGAGGTTAATTTCACCATTAACATCTCAAATGAATGCTTCTTTCCCAGATTCTAGAAATTCTAATGCAAATCTATTGCCTTCATAACCAATCTAAGAGAATACCGTCTCAAATTCCTttccaaaaattgaaaaatagaaaggttttttcaatataaaattgttCTCTAAGagacaaaaagaagagagagagagagagagagagagagagaacagtTCATGCGTCATGTACACTGCAGACACCTGTACTCAACTTAGAGTCTAAGCAAAAAATACCTGAATAGGAAGAGCATCCATGTCAGCTCTGACGGCGACAAAAGGCGGACGTCCGGTTCCGATCCAAGCCCGAATTCCGGTCTTGGCCAAAGGAAACCTGTATCCGATGTCCAACCGGTCCAGCTCCTCCCGAACCAACCGGCTCGTCTCGAACTCCTCGAACGCCAGCTCCGGATGCTCGTGGATCCTCCGCCGGATCGTCTTCAGCCACTCCACGTTCTCCGGCCGCTTCGCGAAGCTCAGCACCTCTTCCGAGCAGGCCTCCGTCCAAACCTCGCAGCTCCGGTGAGACGACGGAGGAGATGACGCCGTCGGGGAGGTCAGGGCGTGGAGGCTCCGGTTCTTGTTGGCTTCGGTGGTTGGCTTGCAGCTGAGGCAACAGTCTTCCACGTCGAAGAACGGGCGGGCATGATCATACGGCGTCGTTTCAGCTTGTGAAATTAAAGAACCGAGGAGGAACAGGGAGATTATTAATATTGAATTTGTGGGAATTAATTTTGTTAGGAATTGATTAAGTTTCATTTTGAGGGAAGGAGAGATAAGGGTTTGGGGATGGGATTATGGaaaatgtgtgtgtgtgagagagagagagagagagagagagagaaatgaggggAGTTGAAGTTATGGGAGTGCCAGGGGAGGGAGGTATTTGAGCACGTGGGGATAAAGAGGGCCTCGGCGACTGAGGGAGGGAGGGAATTTAAGCACGTGGATACAGAATatgattatttaattaatttatttattgaacGAAGGAAGGCGtcgaaattccaacgccaagTTGTGGGGTCCACCCCACTTCCTCTTTTTCTACAGTGAAGACTTTCCGCATCGAAATGTCTTATTACCGCTCTTTGCTTCTTTTCTATGGGTGGTTCCGGTTCGGTAACCGTGAATTTTTACTCAAATCGCAAATCGACCGATTATTTGCGGtttggtgatttttgaaaCCGCAAACCGACCGCGTTTTGCGATAAACCGCAAAAATGAAGTCGGTTACCGTGAATTTGCGGTTTAAAACCGCaaattctcaagcattcacaaaaatataaatttacaacctaaataaataaatacataacctcaatttctcaagcatatataaattcacaatcgatttcaattctcaagcattcacaacctaagaaaattaaagttacaattccaaacattccaattaaagttaaacttctcaagcattccaattccaaatcctttaaagttacaaaccaaaagcaaaatgaattaaagttacaaccaaaaagaaaaatcaaattcaaagttaattaaagttacaaactaaaaggaaaaatgcaatacaccaatgTTACAAACTCAAATGTTGGTATATACTTTGCAGTTTGCGGTAAccgcaaattttgaaaatcaaataccgCAACCGCAACCGCAAATGCGGTTCGGTTCTTAATACCGCGATTGCGGTTCGGTTTACCGCGATTGCGGTTTTATTGCGGTAAAATATCGGTTGGTTTTTGCGATTTTTCGGTTTTTCAGTTTAAAATGCCACCCCTATTCTTTTCTATCCTCAACAGAAGTTaccttctttgtttttttctttttttttatgaaaaatggttttttatttatttatataacctAGTCACTTCATAGCCCTAAAGTACCAATCAATAGTAATCTATTGTGACCAAGCAATAACACCTTAAAGTGTAACTAGCAAGATGGTATGCATTTAAAGCCAACTTAAATTCATGATAAAGACGATAGATATGTCAAAGGAAGATCATATCGACATAGATCaacaaaaagtcaaagaatattaaaaatcCGGAGAACTCCGGATATaaactgctttctctctctattagGAATTTTTTTAGTGTCCGTTTATGTTTCATTTGCTTTTTTGGGGGAGTTGTTTTTAAAGTTACCTCtctttcaaattatataagtttttcttctatttcatATGACAtttcagaaaaacaaaacgtTAAGGGCATGCAtcctttatttgattttgaatagttggaTTGTCAACGTCAACTTGTCGCATTCCTATATCAATGAAACAAATGTGGAGTTcgaggaaaaaagaatttgcaataaattaaCATGAAGATCTGAAGTTCTTTTTCATTGGTGTccaatagaaaaaaaaaaaaatcgtttttctttttcatttgttcttttttatatcTTGTTTTGGCCATTGTGAGTGGTCCTTTGTAGCTAAAATTCATGAatgcaatttctttttttcttttttttatacaagaaaaaaaaaagtataggaTGATGAATCAAAAACATAAACACGACACAcatcaaatacaaa
The window above is part of the Prunus dulcis chromosome 1, ALMONDv2, whole genome shotgun sequence genome. Proteins encoded here:
- the LOC117627651 gene encoding IAA-amino acid hydrolase ILR1-like 6; translated protein: MKLNQFLTKLIPTNSILIISLFLLGSLISQAETTPYDHARPFFDVEDCCLSCKPTTEANKNRSLHALTSPTASSPPSSHRSCEVWTEACSEEVLSFAKRPENVEWLKTIRRRIHEHPELAFEEFETSRLVREELDRLDIGYRFPLAKTGIRAWIGTGRPPFVAVRADMDALPIQEAVEWEHKSKVAGKMHACGHDAHVTMLIGAAKILKSREHLLKGTVILIFQPAEEAGNGAKRMIGDGALEDVEAIFAAHVSHEHPTGIIGSRSGALLAGCGFFRAVISGKTGRPGNPHSSVNPVLAAAAAVISLQGIVSRESNPLDSQVVSVTAFNGGDDLGMIPNTVVLGGTLRAFSNTSFYRLLQRIEEVIVEQAGVYRCSATVDFFKNQSTIYPPTVNDDKMHEHVRKVAMGLLGPANFRVVPPMMGAEDFSFYSEVIPAGFFYIGIRNETLGSTHTGHSPYFFIDEDVLPIGAVTHATIAERYLNEHG